Proteins from a genomic interval of Bombus affinis isolate iyBomAffi1 chromosome 16, iyBomAffi1.2, whole genome shotgun sequence:
- the LOC126925629 gene encoding uncharacterized protein LOC126925629, whose translation MTILCAVTCLLQFVGLVALTGVLVCLVAVLRLMELAITLINPFTIFMLHQSGKIIIFGLRKSKRLTSNAYHKIRMDCGRAPILELEIGIHQPEVLYYRNVVSGLMEETFPREGDNYRAVQMSEVASVDQDDEGQDEQEIKVHSPDELEVEKVDEDREIEEADDDRETEKSASEEIG comes from the exons ATGACGATCCTCTGC GCGGTAACGTGTCTGCTCCAGTTCGTGGGGCTAGTGGCATTAACCGGCGTTCTAGTCTGCCTCGTTGCTGTATTGCGTTTGATGGAACTGGCCATCACCCTGATCAATCCTTTCACCATTTTTATGCTTCATCAATCGGGCAAGATAATCATT TTTGGGCTGAGGAAGAGTAAAAGGCTGACATCCAACGCTTACCATAAGATTCGCATGGATTGTGGACGTGCACCCATCTTAGAATTAGAGATAGGTATACATCAACCGGAAGTGCTTTACTACAGAAACGTGGTGTCAGGCTTGATGGAAGAAACGTTCCCTCGCGAGGGTGATAACTACAGGGCCGTACAAATGTCAGAAGTGGCTAGCGTAGATCAGGATGACGAGGGGCAGGACGAGCAAGAGATAAAAGTTCACAGTCCCGACGAGCTGGAAGTCGAGAAGGTTGACGAGGATCGAGAAATCGAAGAAGCTGATGATGATCGTGAAACTGAAAAATCTGCCTCCGAAGAAATTGGATAG